In a single window of the Gossypium hirsutum isolate 1008001.06 chromosome A13, Gossypium_hirsutum_v2.1, whole genome shotgun sequence genome:
- the LOC121212350 gene encoding uncharacterized protein: protein MKLYDNVILGCLTVVTFFGASNSDETESVMKLLWDLINPGTDSSIERKDSLAILTVMISAWSFLLFTIDGWRLSHKNWQGAITYFSNILDSNDEALCAATCEALALVFEFNCLEKFSSKTKDSNKELKDNIIKQLRSRLSETGNERISSQDPRTGFNSASATLDFLEAGFV, encoded by the exons atgaaattATATGATAATGTG ATTCTTGGTTGCTTGACTGTTGTTACATTTTTCGGTGCAAGCAACTCGGATGAGACTGAATCAGTAATGAAGTTACTTTGGGACTTAATTAATCCTGGAACTGACTCTAGT ATTGAAAGGAAAGATTCACTAGCCATTTTAACTGTCATGATATCcgcttggtcctttcttctttttaCCATTGATGGGTGGAGGCTAAGTCACAAAAATTGGCAAGG GGCAATTACATACTTCTCCAACATATTAGACAGTAacgatgaagcactatgtgcagcAACATGTGAGGCTCTTGCTTTAGTATTTGAATTCAACTGTCTGGAGAAATTCTCAAGTAAAACCAAGGAttcaaacaaagaacttaaggaCAACATTATAAAGCAACTCAGAAGCCGGTTGTCAGAAACAGGCAATGAAAGAATTTCTAGTCAAGATCCAAGAACAGGGTTCAATTCTGCCTCGGCTACTTTAGATTTCCTAGAG GCTGGCTTTGTGTAG